Proteins encoded by one window of Anaeromyxobacter sp.:
- a CDS encoding phosphatase PAP2 family protein, whose amino-acid sequence MRCLTASCCALLLSVAAPTSAAAGQADPATAPAATAPDIATPSPEASPKAVEDSKETAGAAELTPILPSPRDPLRPAFQLYAEVDLPVLAIGLVFASGRLVRAQPAYCAPLCDPSGLNSLDRATAGYWDTGWQRTSDYGLIAVGAGAVSLLLLDEGLLPGLNDLVVVSESALAGVAVTSMMTMAAGRPRPFLYGEKAPLESRTSADAGLSFLSSHSVAAFAVVTSTFVAMRRLHPGKKHAWVVLGVGGALATLVASARVMGGKHFITDVGGGAVVGASMGFLVPALHGSPVSIVPVVGALERGLALHGRF is encoded by the coding sequence ATGCGCTGCCTCACCGCCTCCTGCTGCGCGCTGCTCCTCTCCGTCGCTGCGCCGACCAGCGCCGCCGCCGGCCAGGCCGACCCCGCCACGGCCCCGGCGGCCACCGCCCCGGACATCGCGACGCCGTCGCCCGAGGCCTCGCCCAAGGCGGTGGAGGACTCAAAGGAGACCGCCGGGGCGGCCGAGCTGACGCCCATCCTCCCGAGCCCGCGGGACCCCCTCCGACCGGCCTTCCAGCTCTACGCCGAGGTCGACCTGCCGGTCCTGGCCATCGGGCTGGTCTTCGCCAGCGGGCGGCTGGTCCGCGCCCAGCCCGCCTACTGCGCGCCGCTCTGCGACCCCTCCGGGCTGAACTCCCTCGACCGCGCCACGGCGGGCTACTGGGACACCGGCTGGCAGCGGACCTCCGACTATGGCCTGATCGCCGTCGGGGCCGGGGCCGTCTCCCTGCTGCTCCTGGACGAGGGGCTCCTCCCCGGCCTGAACGACCTGGTCGTCGTCTCCGAGTCCGCCCTCGCCGGCGTGGCCGTGACCTCCATGATGACCATGGCCGCCGGGAGGCCGCGCCCATTCCTGTACGGGGAGAAGGCGCCGCTGGAGTCCCGCACCAGCGCCGACGCCGGGCTCTCCTTCCTGAGCAGCCACTCGGTGGCCGCCTTCGCCGTCGTCACCTCCACCTTCGTGGCCATGCGGCGGCTCCACCCGGGCAAGAAGCACGCCTGGGTGGTGCTGGGTGTGGGCGGCGCGCTGGCGACCCTGGTGGCCTCGGCCAGGGTCATGGGAGGCAAGCACTTCATCACCGACGTCGGCGGCGGCGCGGTGGTGGGCGCCTCGATGGGCTTCCTGGTGCCGGCCCTGCACGGCTCTCCGGTCTCCATCGTGCCGGTGGTGGGCGCCCTGGAGCGGGGCCTGGCCCTCCACGGCAGGTTCTGA
- the rdgB gene encoding RdgB/HAM1 family non-canonical purine NTP pyrophosphatase, whose protein sequence is MDLFVGTGNPGKLRELARLVAGLPIRVVTPSELGRPLPEVVEDGATFAENAAKKARAFAAFAGMVALADDSGLCVDALDGAPGIVSARWSEAEAPGLTGQARDLANNSKLLRALEGVTKERRTGRYVAALALAAPDGALLAAVLGTCAGRLGREPRGAGGFGYDPLFVPEGRAFTMAELDPAEKDALSHRGAALRALLPALARLAGAAR, encoded by the coding sequence ATGGACCTCTTCGTCGGTACCGGAAACCCCGGCAAGCTGCGCGAGCTGGCCCGGCTGGTGGCCGGGCTGCCCATCCGCGTGGTCACGCCGTCCGAGCTGGGTCGGCCGCTGCCCGAGGTGGTGGAGGACGGCGCCACCTTCGCCGAGAACGCGGCCAAGAAGGCGCGGGCCTTCGCCGCCTTCGCCGGGATGGTCGCGCTGGCCGACGACTCGGGGCTCTGCGTGGACGCGCTCGACGGCGCCCCCGGGATCGTCTCGGCCCGCTGGTCGGAGGCCGAGGCCCCGGGCCTCACCGGCCAGGCGCGGGACCTCGCCAACAACTCGAAGCTGCTGCGCGCCCTGGAGGGCGTCACCAAGGAGCGCCGGACCGGGCGCTACGTGGCGGCGCTGGCGCTGGCCGCGCCGGACGGGGCGCTGCTGGCCGCCGTCCTGGGGACCTGCGCCGGGCGCCTGGGGCGCGAGCCGCGCGGGGCGGGCGGGTTCGGCTACGATCCGCTCTTCGTCCCGGAGGGTCGGGCCTTCACCATGGCCGAGCTCGACCCGGCCGAGAAGGACGCCCTGTCCCACCGTGGGGCGGCGCTCAGGGCCCTGCTCCCGGCGCTGGCCCGGCTGGCCGGCGCCGCCCGGTGA
- the rph gene encoding ribonuclease PH — MRTNGRADRELRKIVLEPGWARHAEGSCLTRFGDTQVLCTASLEDRVPPHVYGTGAGWVTAEYGMLPRSTHERMAREAARGKQGGRTLEIQRLIGRALRAAVDLKALGSRTITLDCDVLAADGGTRTAAITGAWVALSLAVRGLQKAGKVKGAPVVRSVAAVSVGMKAGVALLDLDYSEDSTADVDMNVVATGEGNLVEVQGTAEGQAFARKDLDGMLDLALEGIATLRELQQAALK; from the coding sequence ATGCGAACCAACGGCCGCGCCGACCGCGAACTCCGGAAGATCGTCCTCGAGCCCGGGTGGGCCCGCCACGCGGAGGGCTCCTGCCTGACCCGCTTCGGCGACACCCAGGTGCTCTGCACCGCCTCGCTGGAGGACCGGGTCCCGCCGCACGTCTACGGCACCGGCGCCGGCTGGGTCACCGCCGAGTACGGCATGCTGCCGCGCTCCACCCACGAGCGCATGGCCCGCGAGGCCGCCCGCGGCAAGCAGGGCGGGCGCACGCTCGAGATCCAGCGGCTCATCGGGCGGGCCCTGCGGGCCGCGGTGGACCTGAAGGCGCTCGGCTCCCGCACCATCACCCTCGACTGCGACGTGCTGGCGGCCGACGGCGGCACCCGCACCGCGGCCATCACCGGCGCCTGGGTGGCGCTGTCGCTGGCGGTGCGCGGCCTGCAGAAGGCCGGCAAGGTGAAGGGCGCCCCGGTGGTCCGCTCGGTGGCGGCCGTCAGCGTGGGCATGAAGGCGGGGGTGGCGCTCCTCGACCTCGACTACTCGGAGGACTCCACCGCCGACGTGGACATGAACGTGGTGGCCACCGGGGAGGGGAACCTGGTGGAGGTGCAGGGGACCGCCGAGGGGCAGGCCTTCGCCCGCAAGGACCTCGACGGCATGCTCGACCTGGCGCTGGAGGGGATCGCCACCCTGCGCGAGTTGCAGCAGGCGGCGCTGAAGTGA
- a CDS encoding phosphatase PAP2 family protein: protein MTSPALATESQARHDLRPRLTLDLGTQLWWTGSLLVLAGATQLLSDQIAPAACRWCEPPQLDVWARRLFLWQDTRRATDIGNALIVAVPVGAALALGLMAHADGASFREGAEDLLIVTEAVAVTLVLMQVAKFTTARTRPDAWAGSGSVTANSRMSFFAGHSAVAFAVAASGTQVLRLRGRTGWGWFAAATFVGSAASGWFRVASDNHWLTDVVAGAAIGTAVGFALPGLVLHPATAHAPAVTLAPAAGGVALRF, encoded by the coding sequence ATGACCTCCCCCGCACTGGCCACCGAGTCGCAGGCCAGGCACGACCTGCGCCCCCGCCTGACCCTCGACCTCGGGACCCAGCTCTGGTGGACCGGAAGCCTGCTGGTCCTGGCCGGCGCCACCCAGCTCCTCTCCGACCAGATCGCCCCGGCGGCCTGCCGCTGGTGCGAGCCTCCCCAGCTGGACGTCTGGGCCCGGCGGCTGTTCCTCTGGCAGGACACCCGGCGCGCCACCGACATCGGCAACGCGCTCATCGTGGCGGTCCCGGTCGGGGCCGCCCTGGCGCTCGGCCTCATGGCGCACGCCGACGGTGCCTCCTTCCGGGAGGGGGCCGAGGACCTGCTGATCGTCACCGAGGCGGTCGCCGTCACCCTGGTCCTGATGCAGGTCGCCAAGTTCACCACCGCCCGCACCCGCCCCGACGCCTGGGCCGGCAGCGGGAGCGTCACCGCCAACAGCCGCATGTCCTTCTTCGCCGGCCACAGCGCGGTGGCCTTCGCCGTGGCGGCCTCGGGCACCCAGGTCCTGAGGCTGCGCGGCCGGACGGGCTGGGGCTGGTTCGCCGCCGCGACCTTCGTCGGCTCGGCCGCCAGCGGGTGGTTCCGGGTCGCCTCGGACAACCACTGGCTCACCGACGTGGTGGCGGGCGCCGCCATCGGCACCGCGGTCGGCTTCGCGCTGCCGGGGCTGGTCCTGCACCCCGCCACGGCCCACGCACCGGCGGTGACCCTCGCCCCGGCCGCGGGCGGGGTGGCCCTGCGGTTCTGA
- a CDS encoding N-acetylmuramoyl-L-alanine amidase, with the protein MLAPLLATALALGLAAGKGPAFTAVLDPGHGGELDGAVSPRGDKEKDLTLQIARRVKRRLEQLGGRVVLTRTGDTRVPLANRAAVANALSADLFVSVHLNSMPTAASRRASSGVETYFLSADASDAGAAASAARENADRLAGEPQPDPDDPVAAILDDLQSADALSGSSRLAYALHDKLVAALRAENRGVKQAPFYVLAGARMPAVLLEVGFISNEAEAARLRSAAHQERIAQAVAEGVAAWRAAERRR; encoded by the coding sequence ATGCTCGCCCCGCTGCTCGCCACCGCGCTGGCCCTCGGCCTGGCCGCCGGCAAGGGCCCGGCCTTCACGGCGGTGCTCGACCCCGGCCACGGCGGCGAGCTCGACGGCGCGGTCTCGCCGCGCGGCGACAAGGAGAAGGACCTGACGCTGCAGATCGCGCGCCGGGTCAAGCGGCGGCTGGAGCAGCTGGGCGGCCGGGTGGTGCTGACCCGCACCGGCGACACGCGCGTGCCGCTGGCCAACCGCGCCGCGGTGGCCAACGCGCTCTCGGCCGACCTGTTCGTGTCGGTGCACCTCAACTCCATGCCCACCGCGGCGTCGCGCCGGGCCTCCAGCGGCGTGGAGACCTACTTCCTCTCGGCCGACGCCTCCGACGCCGGCGCCGCGGCGTCGGCGGCGCGCGAGAACGCCGACCGGCTGGCCGGCGAGCCGCAGCCCGACCCCGACGACCCGGTGGCGGCCATCCTCGACGACCTGCAGTCGGCCGACGCCCTGTCCGGCTCGAGCCGCCTGGCCTACGCCCTCCACGACAAGCTGGTGGCGGCGCTGCGGGCGGAGAACCGCGGCGTCAAGCAGGCCCCCTTCTACGTGCTGGCGGGGGCGCGCATGCCGGCGGTGCTGCTGGAGGTGGGCTTCATCTCCAACGAGGCCGAGGCGGCGCGGCTCCGGTCGGCGGCGCACCAGGAGCGCATCGCGCAGGCGGTGGCCGAGGGCGTGGCGGCCTGGCGGGCGGCGGAGCGCAGGCGCTGA
- the selD gene encoding selenide, water dikinase SelD, producing MGTEQEKTVRLTTLSHGAGUACKIRPADLAQVLRRLPKSTDPNALVGHDTKDDAAVYRLSADQAIVETADFFTPVVDDAYWFGRIAAANAFSDVWAMGGRPLFALNLVGWPVKTLSMELLGEVLRGGAEAAALAGASVLGGHSIDDPEPKYGMAVTGLVHPDRILRNVGARPGDRLLLTKPLGSGILTTAIKRGLALGALLEQVTQLMAALNRAAGEVLAESGAVHALTDVTGFGLLGHGWELAEGSGVALRLDAARVPVLEGVVELAAADVVPGGSKANLAWVAPHLEVAPGAALPAIVLADAQTNGGLLAAVAPEAAEGLLRALAAAGVAAADVGEVLAGPPRLRVV from the coding sequence ATGGGGACCGAGCAGGAGAAGACCGTGCGGCTCACCACGCTGTCGCACGGCGCCGGTTGAGCCTGCAAGATCCGCCCGGCGGACCTGGCGCAGGTCCTGCGCCGCCTCCCGAAGAGCACCGATCCGAACGCCCTGGTGGGCCACGACACCAAGGACGACGCGGCCGTCTACCGCCTCTCGGCAGACCAGGCCATCGTGGAGACCGCCGACTTCTTCACCCCGGTGGTGGACGACGCCTACTGGTTCGGCCGCATCGCCGCCGCCAACGCCTTCTCCGACGTCTGGGCCATGGGCGGCCGGCCGCTCTTCGCCCTCAACCTGGTGGGCTGGCCGGTCAAGACGCTCTCCATGGAGCTGCTGGGCGAGGTGCTGCGCGGCGGCGCCGAGGCGGCGGCGCTGGCGGGCGCCTCGGTGCTGGGCGGCCACTCCATCGACGACCCGGAGCCCAAGTACGGCATGGCCGTCACCGGCCTGGTGCACCCCGACCGGATCCTGCGCAACGTGGGGGCGCGGCCGGGCGACCGGCTGCTGCTCACCAAGCCGCTCGGCTCCGGCATCCTCACCACCGCCATCAAGCGCGGCCTGGCGCTGGGCGCGCTGCTGGAGCAGGTGACCCAGCTCATGGCGGCCCTCAACCGGGCCGCCGGCGAGGTGCTGGCCGAGAGCGGCGCGGTGCACGCCCTCACCGACGTCACCGGCTTCGGCCTGCTGGGCCACGGCTGGGAGCTGGCCGAGGGCTCGGGGGTGGCGCTGCGCCTGGACGCCGCGCGGGTGCCGGTGCTGGAGGGCGTGGTGGAGCTGGCCGCGGCGGACGTGGTGCCGGGCGGCTCGAAGGCCAACCTGGCCTGGGTGGCGCCGCACCTCGAGGTGGCGCCCGGCGCGGCCCTGCCGGCCATCGTGCTGGCCGACGCCCAGACCAACGGCGGCCTGCTGGCCGCGGTGGCGCCCGAGGCCGCCGAGGGGCTGCTCCGGGCGCTGGCCGCCGCCGGGGTGGCCGCCGCCGACGTGGGCGAGGTGCTGGCCGGCCCGCCCCGGCTGCGGGTGGTCTAG
- a CDS encoding tetratricopeptide repeat protein: protein MDETLKQALALGRGYYLKKEYALAEQYLTEVVEANQSFADVYNMLGVIYHDQGHYQKAQRAFEAALRINPGYTDAALNLAVTYNDTGRYKEAQETYRHALSRSGASQGRLDRFVAGKLANMYAEIADVYLSSGMFVEAIAEYRRALALGPAFVDVRVRLAGALRDAGERDAAIAEYEQVVRQNPTYVPARLNLGLSLLACGRTDEAKAHWQAVLAISPGNRNAEMYLTLAEAKA from the coding sequence ATGGACGAAACGCTCAAGCAGGCCCTCGCGCTCGGCCGCGGCTACTACCTGAAGAAGGAGTACGCGCTGGCCGAGCAGTACCTGACCGAGGTCGTCGAGGCGAACCAGTCGTTCGCCGACGTCTACAACATGCTGGGCGTCATCTATCACGACCAGGGCCACTACCAGAAGGCGCAGCGGGCCTTCGAGGCGGCCCTGCGCATCAACCCCGGCTACACCGACGCCGCCCTCAACCTGGCCGTCACCTACAACGACACCGGCCGCTACAAGGAGGCCCAGGAGACCTACCGGCACGCCCTGTCGCGCTCCGGGGCGTCGCAGGGGCGGCTGGACCGCTTCGTGGCCGGCAAGCTCGCCAACATGTACGCCGAGATCGCCGACGTCTACCTGTCGTCGGGCATGTTCGTGGAGGCCATCGCCGAGTACCGCCGGGCGCTGGCCCTGGGCCCGGCCTTCGTGGACGTGCGGGTCCGGCTGGCCGGCGCCCTGCGCGACGCCGGGGAGCGCGACGCCGCCATCGCCGAGTACGAGCAGGTGGTGCGGCAGAACCCGACCTACGTGCCGGCCCGGCTCAACCTGGGGCTGTCCCTGCTGGCCTGCGGGCGCACCGACGAGGCCAAGGCGCACTGGCAGGCCGTGCTGGCCATCAGCCCGGGCAACCGCAACGCCGAGATGTACCTCACGCTGGCCGAGGCCAAGGCCTAG
- a CDS encoding nuclear transport factor 2 family protein, whose protein sequence is MPGSGSRRQLRRDLEGRAGAPLLVPLVLSLLALAGGWWLKDAAPTLAGAAAPAEAQVHGALAAFTSARLEDVYGHGSGGLAELQSLRLADVTVTLEETPQGPRARVVAMAEGSGRVAWRGQLASLGYVGREAFAMRPCPFAGWCAEGEALAQLRPVLRLLFRRLDAFNGRDAAAYARLVAEGYRGPGGREALLARLGADLAGGPPAALTVTGWQVRVDRDEVVVGEDERLTLPGQAPVTLRARLTLVREADRWVIADGL, encoded by the coding sequence TTGCCGGGCTCCGGAAGTAGGCGGCAGCTCCGGCGTGACCTGGAGGGGCGGGCCGGCGCGCCGCTCCTCGTGCCGCTGGTCCTCTCGCTCCTGGCGCTGGCCGGCGGCTGGTGGCTGAAGGACGCCGCCCCGACCCTGGCCGGCGCGGCCGCCCCGGCCGAGGCGCAGGTGCACGGCGCCCTGGCCGCCTTCACCAGCGCCCGCCTGGAGGACGTCTACGGCCACGGCTCGGGCGGCCTGGCCGAGCTGCAGTCGCTGCGGCTGGCCGACGTCACCGTGACGCTGGAGGAGACGCCCCAGGGGCCGCGGGCCCGGGTGGTGGCCATGGCGGAGGGGAGCGGCCGGGTGGCCTGGCGTGGCCAGCTGGCCAGCCTGGGCTACGTGGGGCGCGAGGCCTTCGCCATGCGCCCCTGCCCCTTCGCCGGCTGGTGCGCCGAGGGCGAGGCCCTCGCCCAGCTGCGCCCGGTCCTGCGCCTCCTCTTCCGCCGGCTCGACGCCTTCAACGGGCGCGACGCCGCGGCCTACGCCCGCCTGGTGGCCGAGGGGTACCGCGGGCCGGGCGGCCGGGAGGCCCTGCTGGCCCGGCTGGGCGCCGACCTGGCCGGCGGCCCGCCGGCCGCGCTCACCGTGACCGGCTGGCAGGTGCGGGTCGATCGCGACGAGGTGGTGGTGGGCGAGGACGAGCGGCTCACCCTGCCCGGGCAGGCCCCGGTGACGCTGCGCGCCAGGCTGACGCTGGTGCGGGAGGCCGACCGCTGGGTCATCGCCGACGGGCTGTGA
- the bamD gene encoding outer membrane protein assembly factor BamD, whose product MRARLLALALLPLLACSSSRVSLTGEVRYGESAEEDYQIGTEALAASNWLDAQRFLEHVRTKYPFSKYAPLAELRLADAKMKQERYAEAAEAYQSFAQLRPTHEEADYAEFQSARALFEDAPSDFILFPPSHEKDQRSLKSAVERLVAFQAARPESKHRAEAERLLGEARGRLAAHEWYAAEFYYKREYWAGASGRLEKLLESYPGTKQEPEALLRLARAYLKQAETFRAQQALQKLVARYPEDPRRREAEALLAGLRK is encoded by the coding sequence ATGCGCGCCCGCCTCCTCGCCCTCGCCCTCCTCCCGCTCCTGGCCTGCTCGAGCTCCCGGGTCTCGCTCACCGGCGAGGTGCGCTACGGCGAGTCCGCCGAGGAGGACTACCAGATCGGCACCGAGGCCCTGGCCGCCTCCAACTGGCTGGACGCCCAGCGCTTCCTCGAGCACGTCCGCACCAAGTACCCGTTCTCGAAGTACGCGCCGCTGGCCGAGCTCAGGCTGGCCGACGCCAAGATGAAGCAGGAGCGGTACGCCGAGGCGGCCGAGGCCTACCAGTCCTTCGCGCAGCTCCGGCCCACCCACGAGGAGGCCGACTACGCCGAGTTCCAGTCGGCCCGGGCCCTCTTCGAGGACGCCCCCAGCGACTTCATCCTGTTCCCGCCGTCCCACGAGAAGGACCAGCGCAGCCTGAAGTCGGCGGTGGAGCGGCTGGTGGCCTTCCAGGCGGCGCGGCCGGAGTCGAAGCACCGGGCCGAGGCCGAGCGGCTGCTCGGGGAGGCCAGGGGGCGGCTGGCGGCGCACGAGTGGTACGCCGCCGAGTTCTACTACAAGCGCGAGTACTGGGCCGGCGCCTCCGGCCGGCTCGAGAAGCTGCTGGAGTCCTACCCCGGCACCAAGCAGGAGCCGGAGGCGCTGCTGCGGCTGGCGCGCGCCTACCTGAAGCAGGCCGAGACCTTCCGGGCCCAGCAGGCGCTGCAGAAGCTGGTGGCCCGCTACCCGGAGGACCCGCGCCGCCGCGAGGCCGAGGCGCTGCTTGCCGGGCTCCGGAAGTAG
- a CDS encoding IPT/TIG domain-containing protein, with protein sequence MPTRRAAPARRTCPGPHLAALLAATLATACGGGGGASYSLSATPEALAFQVVEGDPPEGVQVLTVDFKGDGLLVGYPPGVEVPTWLQAPGSLTSSSRALIYVQVSAAGLARGSYATTLRLVTGKEDGSEFVVKDVPVTLQVRQGLVVGPEALDFTALEGFAPAAQALTLGSDLATERWSVAARGPAGQPADWVVLPVAGGSLSAGAGQVQVGVAPRTAGDHLATLVVRDEAGSVRAEVPLRYHVDALVAASAPVSFRLDGASGPAALARVIALQSRLPGAAGGAFAFTLTPSAPWLSVSPAGGDLSADTQVTVTLDPALSAALPDGRHEATLEVAFAPGLATGLAVPVTLDVALPAVEAVSPSTSWVGRAGEVVLTGHGFGGGATLAVAFGGQQVEGRVVSDTVVRATAPAQAAPGPVQVKAVNGLGMSRGGASLAVLPAPGYTTLHQALPATFYRMAQDPARRAVLLTGYATDLVYRLAFEGGAWAVTSRAVPNATNVVVSQDGARLLVTSGYTSTSDAFFELDPISLATLSQSTLDDFYGQHDLLCGLADGRTLLVDSDQWAESFWYPSLAQGPSLSIHGARALVTRDRSRVVLASTTSAAGAYLTLDVGEATPRSHTLPIWPFSGAGWSISGDGARLLVQGSLFDRDLGALGDLSAPEFTAGQALSPDGAWAYTVGQAAQGGPWVFRRTRVDGAGPYVAEATPLALSLPADQYPVAMEVSEDGSALFLLAGFPSGPAGSVLHVLPLP encoded by the coding sequence ATGCCCACCCGCCGCGCCGCGCCCGCCCGCCGGACCTGCCCAGGCCCCCACCTCGCCGCCCTCCTCGCGGCCACCCTGGCCACCGCCTGCGGCGGCGGCGGCGGCGCCAGCTACTCGCTCTCGGCGACCCCCGAGGCGCTGGCCTTCCAGGTGGTCGAGGGCGACCCGCCGGAAGGCGTGCAGGTGCTCACGGTCGACTTCAAGGGCGACGGGCTGCTGGTCGGCTACCCGCCGGGGGTGGAGGTGCCGACCTGGCTCCAGGCGCCGGGCAGCCTGACCTCTAGCAGCCGGGCGCTGATCTACGTCCAGGTGAGCGCCGCTGGCCTGGCCCGGGGAAGCTACGCCACCACGCTCAGGCTGGTGACCGGCAAGGAGGACGGCAGCGAGTTCGTCGTGAAGGACGTGCCGGTCACGCTGCAGGTCCGGCAGGGGTTGGTGGTCGGCCCGGAGGCCCTCGACTTCACCGCGCTGGAGGGGTTCGCGCCGGCCGCGCAGGCCCTCACGCTCGGCTCCGACCTGGCGACGGAGCGCTGGAGCGTGGCGGCCCGTGGTCCCGCCGGGCAGCCGGCCGACTGGGTGGTGCTGCCGGTCGCGGGCGGCAGCCTCTCGGCCGGGGCCGGGCAGGTGCAGGTGGGGGTGGCGCCGCGGACCGCCGGCGACCACCTGGCCACGCTCGTGGTGAGGGACGAGGCCGGGTCCGTCCGGGCCGAGGTCCCGCTGCGGTACCACGTCGACGCCCTGGTGGCCGCCTCGGCGCCGGTCTCGTTCAGGCTGGACGGCGCGTCGGGCCCCGCCGCCCTGGCGCGGGTGATCGCGCTCCAGTCCCGCCTCCCCGGCGCGGCCGGCGGCGCCTTCGCCTTCACGCTGACGCCCAGCGCGCCCTGGCTCTCGGTGTCACCGGCCGGCGGCGACCTCTCCGCCGACACCCAGGTCACCGTGACGCTGGACCCGGCCCTGTCGGCGGCGCTGCCCGACGGCCGGCACGAGGCCACCCTCGAGGTGGCGTTCGCCCCGGGCCTGGCGACCGGCCTCGCCGTGCCGGTGACCCTGGACGTGGCGCTCCCGGCGGTGGAGGCGGTGTCGCCCTCCACCAGCTGGGTGGGGCGCGCCGGCGAGGTCGTCCTGACCGGCCACGGCTTCGGCGGCGGGGCCACGCTGGCCGTCGCCTTCGGCGGGCAGCAGGTCGAGGGCCGGGTGGTCAGCGACACCGTGGTGCGTGCCACGGCGCCGGCGCAGGCGGCCCCCGGGCCGGTGCAGGTGAAGGCCGTCAACGGGCTGGGGATGTCGCGCGGCGGCGCCTCCCTGGCCGTGCTGCCCGCCCCCGGCTACACCACCCTGCACCAGGCGCTCCCGGCCACCTTCTACCGGATGGCGCAGGACCCGGCGCGGCGGGCGGTGCTCCTCACCGGCTACGCCACCGACCTGGTCTACCGGCTGGCCTTCGAGGGCGGCGCCTGGGCGGTCACCTCGCGCGCGGTGCCGAACGCCACCAACGTGGTGGTGTCGCAGGACGGCGCCCGGCTCCTGGTCACCTCGGGCTACACCTCGACCTCCGACGCCTTCTTCGAGCTCGATCCGATCTCGCTCGCCACGCTCAGCCAGTCCACCCTGGACGACTTCTACGGCCAGCACGACCTCCTCTGCGGGCTCGCCGACGGCCGGACGCTCCTGGTGGACTCGGACCAATGGGCCGAGTCGTTCTGGTACCCCTCGCTGGCCCAGGGGCCCAGCCTCTCCATCCACGGCGCCCGGGCCCTCGTCACCCGCGACCGGTCCCGGGTGGTGCTGGCCTCGACCACCAGCGCCGCGGGCGCCTACCTGACCCTGGACGTCGGCGAGGCCACCCCCCGGAGCCACACCCTGCCGATCTGGCCCTTCTCCGGGGCCGGCTGGTCGATCAGCGGCGACGGCGCCCGCCTGCTCGTCCAGGGGAGCCTCTTCGACCGGGACCTCGGCGCGCTCGGCGACCTGTCGGCGCCGGAGTTCACGGCGGGCCAGGCCCTGTCGCCCGACGGCGCGTGGGCCTACACCGTGGGCCAGGCCGCCCAGGGCGGGCCGTGGGTGTTCCGCCGCACCCGGGTGGACGGGGCGGGCCCGTACGTCGCCGAGGCCACGCCCCTGGCGCTGTCACTGCCCGCCGACCAGTACCCGGTCGCCATGGAGGTGAGCGAGGACGGCAGCGCGCTCTTCCTGCTCGCCGGGTTCCCCTCCGGCCCAGCGGGCTCCGTGCTGCACGTGCTGCCGCTGCCGTAG
- a CDS encoding RecX family transcriptional regulator, producing the protein MTTSRSSGSRPRGAAPPRPGRQVPPREQARAVALRYLAASARTEAQVRARLARAELVAEADQVVAWLLDLGYLDDARYAQARARALTAPGRLGPRAAERRLLQAGVTAADARRAVAAALAEAPGGEAERCLALARRRARGQPLAGLDDRARARLARFLLGRGFAGGVVARTLGAFEDRDLDEG; encoded by the coding sequence ATGACGACTTCCAGATCGAGCGGTTCTAGGCCCCGCGGCGCGGCACCCCCGCGGCCGGGCCGCCAGGTCCCGCCGCGGGAGCAGGCCCGGGCCGTGGCGCTCCGCTACCTGGCGGCCAGCGCCCGCACCGAGGCGCAGGTGCGGGCGCGGCTCGCCAGGGCCGAGCTGGTCGCCGAGGCCGACCAGGTGGTGGCCTGGCTGCTCGACCTGGGCTACCTCGACGACGCCCGCTACGCCCAGGCCCGCGCCCGCGCCCTCACGGCGCCGGGCCGCCTCGGGCCGCGCGCCGCCGAGCGGCGCCTCCTGCAGGCGGGGGTGACGGCCGCCGACGCCAGGCGCGCGGTCGCGGCGGCGCTGGCCGAGGCGCCGGGGGGCGAGGCCGAGCGCTGCCTGGCGCTGGCGCGGCGCCGGGCGCGGGGCCAGCCGCTGGCCGGGCTGGACGACCGGGCGCGCGCCCGGCTGGCGCGCTTCCTCCTGGGGCGGGGCTTCGCCGGCGGCGTGGTGGCCCGCACCCTGGGCGCCTTCGAGGATCGCGACCTCGACGAGGGCTGA